A portion of the Haliaeetus albicilla chromosome 29, bHalAlb1.1, whole genome shotgun sequence genome contains these proteins:
- the LOC138682687 gene encoding olfactory receptor 14A16-like has translation MLRAHCGRNLHSPLHVPYARKKLMSNGSSITEFLLLPFADTRQLQLLHFWLFLGIYLAALLGNSLIITAVACDHHLHTPMYFLLLNLSFLDLGSISSTVPQSMANSLWDTKAISYWGCAAQVFFFAFLVVAEYSLLTIMAYDRYVAICQPLHYGTLLGSRACVHMAAAAWGSGFLYALLHTANTFSLPLCQGNAVGQFFCEIPQILKLSCSRSYLREVGLLGLSACLAFGCFVFIVFSYVQIFRAVLRIPSEQGRHKAFSMCLPHLAMVSLFISTGMLAYLKPPSLSSPVLDLVAAVLYSVVPPAVNPLLYSMRNQELKDALRKMMSGCFSEAINCLFFSTEHS, from the coding sequence TGCCGTATGCCAGGAAGAAGCTAATGTCCAATGGCAGCTCCATCACtgagttcctcctcctgccatttGCAGACACGCgacagctgcagctcttgcacttctggctcttcctgggcatctacctggctgccctcctgggcaaCAGCCTCATCATCACCGCCGTAGCCTGcgaccaccacctccacacccccatgtacttcctcctcctcaacctctcctTCCTCgacctgggctccatctccTCCACTGTTCCCCAATCCATGGCCAATTCCCTGTGGGACACCAAGGCCATCTCCTACTGGggatgtgctgcacaggtctttttctttgccttcttgGTAGTAGCAGAGTATTCTCTCCTCACCATCATGGCCTAcgaccgctacgttgccatctgccaacccctgcactacgggaccctcctgggcagcagagcttgtgtccacatggcagcagctgcctggggcagtgggtttctCTATGCTctgctgcacactgccaatacattttcactaccaCTCTGCCAAGGTAATGCTGTGggccagttcttctgtgaaatcccccagatcctcaagctctcctgctcacgctcctacctcagggaagttggCCTTCTTGGGCTTAGTGCCTGTTTAgcatttggttgttttgttttcattgttttctcctATGTACAGATCTTCAGGGccgtgctgaggatcccctctgagcagggacgccacaaagccttttccatgtgcctccctcacctggccATGGTCTCCCTGTTTATCAGCACTGGCATGTTagcctacctgaagcccccatccctctcctccccagttCTAGATCTAGTGGCGGCAGTTCTGTACTcggtggtgcctccagcagtgaaccccctcctctacagcatgaggaaccaGGAGCTCAAGGATGCCCTGCGGAAAATGATGAGCGggtgcttttcagaagcaataaaCTGCCTGTTTTTTTCTACAGAGCATTCATAA